In Streptomyces sp. NBC_00414, a single window of DNA contains:
- a CDS encoding GNAT family N-acetyltransferase, which translates to MSDVTRAKNGRPVHHWRRDLVELAALFTAVAVADAVANLIGHGPDGPALLAISAVALIATAGFHTWWSRRHGHAPPTGDTGARPTASVRPAGATGAAEEDPSAPEAGSGETVLWRMRTTVRDEPGSLAALCVALAELRIDILSLQTHPLAEGTVDEFLLRAPAPVAASEVSRAVSLSGGFGTWIERADAHDLVDAPTRVLGLATRTALDAAELPLALRQLLGRCTIRSLPATSVGGDRPEAGAPVEGALEDTVMRLRAPEGGVITVERPYLPFTPTEFARARALVELDARLGPRVPRSHDVLTLPQGKDITVRRADAGDADAAKAMHERCSQRTLSMRYHGPVGDADKYLKHLLSPHFGRTLAVQTASGRVVGLGHLLWDGDETEIALLVEDDWQRRGIGGELLRRLVAMAVEAGCDSVYAVTQASNTGMVAAMRGLDLPLDYQIEEGTLVITARLETASPHAGVEQAEGAGHEREHSVRD; encoded by the coding sequence ATGTCTGATGTGACGCGTGCGAAAAATGGCCGGCCGGTCCACCACTGGCGCAGGGATCTCGTCGAACTGGCCGCTCTGTTCACGGCGGTGGCGGTCGCCGACGCCGTGGCGAACCTGATCGGGCACGGCCCCGACGGCCCCGCCCTGCTCGCCATCTCGGCGGTCGCGCTGATCGCCACGGCGGGCTTCCACACATGGTGGTCACGACGCCACGGTCACGCTCCTCCGACAGGCGATACCGGCGCCCGGCCGACCGCGTCCGTGCGGCCGGCCGGGGCGACCGGGGCGGCCGAAGAGGATCCGAGCGCGCCGGAGGCCGGTTCCGGGGAGACCGTGCTGTGGCGGATGCGCACCACCGTGCGGGACGAGCCGGGTTCGCTGGCCGCGCTGTGCGTGGCGCTGGCGGAGCTGCGGATCGACATCCTGAGCCTGCAGACGCATCCGCTGGCCGAGGGCACCGTGGACGAGTTCCTGCTGCGTGCTCCGGCGCCGGTGGCGGCGTCCGAGGTCTCGCGTGCGGTGTCGCTGTCGGGCGGCTTCGGCACCTGGATCGAGCGGGCCGACGCGCACGACCTGGTGGACGCGCCCACCCGGGTGCTGGGCCTCGCGACACGCACCGCGCTGGACGCGGCGGAACTGCCTTTGGCGCTGCGGCAGTTGCTGGGCCGGTGCACGATCCGTTCGCTGCCCGCCACGTCGGTGGGCGGGGATCGCCCGGAGGCGGGGGCGCCCGTCGAGGGGGCGCTCGAGGACACGGTGATGCGGTTGCGCGCACCGGAAGGTGGAGTGATCACCGTGGAGCGGCCCTATCTGCCCTTCACGCCCACGGAGTTCGCCCGGGCGCGGGCGCTGGTCGAACTGGACGCGCGGCTCGGCCCGCGGGTTCCGCGCAGCCACGACGTACTGACCCTGCCGCAGGGCAAGGACATCACCGTGCGCCGCGCCGACGCGGGTGACGCCGACGCCGCGAAGGCCATGCACGAGCGGTGCTCGCAGCGGACGCTGAGCATGCGCTATCACGGGCCTGTCGGCGACGCCGACAAGTACCTCAAGCACCTCCTCAGCCCTCACTTCGGGCGCACCCTCGCCGTACAGACCGCCTCGGGAAGGGTCGTCGGGCTCGGGCACCTCCTGTGGGACGGCGACGAGACGGAGATCGCGCTGCTGGTGGAGGACGACTGGCAGCGGCGCGGGATCGGCGGTGAACTGCTCCGCCGTCTGGTGGCGATGGCCGTCGAGGCGGGCTGCGACAGCGTGTACGCCGTCACGCAGGCGTCCAACACCGGCATGGTCGCCGCGATGCGCGGCCTCGATCTGCCCCTCGACTACCAGATCGAGGAGGGCACCCTCGTCATCACCGCCCGCCTGGAGACGGCGTCGCCGC